A genomic region of Pogona vitticeps strain Pit_001003342236 chromosome 15, PviZW2.1, whole genome shotgun sequence contains the following coding sequences:
- the LOC144584910 gene encoding uncharacterized protein LOC144584910 — protein sequence MASSWTGCCLLALAFLLFPGQLAQGKAGPWSPFSSLPPPQVLRPKQQAMMYRQAVQAHKLVLDYLNQKHNATFYRAPGMKTHVTIDMVFGHAYHVNTLLVSAKCPEGYTDVDPTNCEMAPDAPKMECNVLVVFLFENEHPHISEVSCREFQGPLANLTAAAEKEEEEEEEEEEEEEEEDETEETPCI from the exons ATGGCTTCCTCCTGGACAGGCTGCTGCCTTCTGGCCCTGGCCTTCCTGCTGTTCCCGGGGCAGCTGGCTCAGGGCAAGGCAGGGCCCTGGTCTCCCTTCAGCTCCCTTCCGCCACCGCAAGTCCTCCGGCCAAAGCAGCAGGCGATGATGTACCGCCAGGCAGTCCAAGCCCACAAGCTGGTCCTGGATTACTTGAATCAGAAGCACAACGCCACCTTTTACCGGGCACCAGGAATGAAAACCCACGTCACGATAGAC ATGGTGTTTGGGCATGCCTACCACGTGAATACCCTGCTGGTGAGCGCAAAATGCCCAGAAGGCTACACCGACGTGGATCCCACCAACTGTGAGATGGCACCCGATGCTCCG AAAATGGAGTGCAATGTGCTGGTTGTCTTCCTTTTTGAGAATGAACACCCCCACATTAGCGAGGTCAGTTGCCGGGAGTTCCAAGGGCCGTTGGCAAACCTGACCGCCGCTgcggaaaaagaagaggaggaggaggaggaggaggaggaggaggaggaggaggaagatgaaacaGAAGAGACGCCTTGCATCTGA